The genomic window CCGAACAGGCGGGCGCCCAAATCCAAGTAGCCGGAAAGGGGTTCGAGCACATGCTGCCAGGGCCGGGTCGCCCCCGGGTTACGCAAGGTCAGGGGTCTGCCGGCCCGGATGGCGCGAACGAAATCGACCACGATCCGTTCAGGGGCCCAGTCGCCTCCCCCGATCACATTGCCGGCCCGAGCGGAGGCCAGGCGGAGGCCTCCACGATTCTGGAAAAAGCTCTTGCGCCAGCTGGCCACGGCCAGTTCCACGGCGCCCTTGCTCGAACTGTAGGGGTCGTGACCCCCCAGGGGGTCCGATTCCCGGTACCCCCAAAATTGTTCAACGTTTTCATAGCATTTGTCGGAGGTGACGACCACGCACGCTCGTACCCCCGGGGTCAGGCGTATGGCCTCCAGCAGGTTGACCGTGCCTCCCACGTTGGTATCCCAGGTGCACTTGGGATCCTGGTAGCTGGGTCGCACCAGGGCCTGGGCAGCGAGGTGGAAGACGATCTCGGGCCGGGCCTCTTCCACGATCAGGCGAACCGCCTGTACGTCCCGGATATCGGCGACGTGGTGCCGGATCTGGTCCTCCAGGCCCAACAGATCGAAAAGGCTTGGGGTGGTCTCTGGGGCGAGGGCCAGGCCCGTGACTTCGGCCCCGAGGCTCAACAGCCACCGGGTCAGCCAGGCGCCTTTGAACCCGGTGTGCCCGGTGATGAGCACGCGTCGTCCCTGATAGATATTCTGAAACATCACCACACCTTCCATGGGGCCTTGCCTGAGGCCCACAGTTCCTCTAGGAGAATTTTGTCACGAAGGGTATCCATCGGTTGCCAGAAACCTCGGTGCTTGAACGCGGAGAGCTGGTTCTGGCGGGACAGTTCCTCCAAGGGCTTGCGCTCCCATATGGTGGCGTCCCCTTCGATGAGGTCCAGTACCTTGGGCGAGCAGACGAAGAAACCGCCATTGATCCAGGCGCTGTCTCCCTTGGGCTTTTCCTGGAATGCCGCGATGCGGGAGCCGTTGAGGTCCAAGGCCCCAAAGCGGCCCGGCGGCTGGACTGCGGTCAACGTGCAAAGGGTCTTCTCTTCCGCGTGAAAGGCCAAGAGGGCCTTGATGTCCACATCCGCGACCCCGTCCCCGTAGGTCAGGCAGAAGTCCTCATCGAGGTACGGGGCGATCCGCTTGATCCGGCCGCCGGTCATGGTCGCCTCGCCGGTATCCACAAGAGTCACTCGCCAGGGCTCGGCGGACTGGTGGTGCACCTCCATCTTGTTGTCCCGCATGTTGAACGTGACGTCGGACGTGTGCAGGAAATAGTTGGAAAAATATTCCTTGATCACATAGCCCTTGAAGCCGCAGCAGACGATGAAATCGTTGATCCCGTGGGCAGAATAGGTCTTCATGATGTGCCAGAGGATGGGCTTGCCCCCGATCTCGATCATGGGTTTTGGCCTGATCTGGGTTTCCTCACTTATCCTGGTGCCCATGCCGCCCGCAAGGATGACCGCCTTCATAGGGTTTCTCCGTAAGCTTCCAAATGCCCCTGGCCGCGAAGGTACCAGGCGACCGTAGCCTTGAGCCCGTCCTGGAATGAATGCTCCGGCCTCCATCCCAGTTCGGTCTGGATCTTGGTGGAATCAATTGCGTACCGGCGATCGTGCCCGGCCCGGTCCTGCACGAACGTCTTCAAACCGCGGCTGGTGCCCTGGGAACGGCCAAGCTGCAGGTCCACCGTGTCGCAAAGGATATCGATCAGATCGAGGTTCTTCTGCTCGTTCTCGCCACCGACACAGTACGTCTCCCCGGCCACACCGGAAAGCATCGCCGTTTCCAGGGCCGAGCAGTGGTCCTCCACGAACAGCCAGTCCCGGATGTTCTGGCCATCACCGTAGATCGGGATCGGCTCGTTGGCGACCATCCGGGCAATAACCAGGGGGATCAGTTTTTCCGGGTGCTGTCTGGGGCCATAATTGTTGGAACAATTTGTTGTTATCACGTCCATAGCATAGGTGTGGTGGTAGGCGCGCACCAGGTGGTCACTGCCGGCCTTGCTGGCACTGTACGGACTGTTCGGGGCATAGGCCATCGTTTCGTGGAATTTCCCTATCTCACCAAGGGAACCATAAACTTCGTCGGTGCTTACATGCAGGAAACGGCAGCCCTTCTGCCCCGCCCACGCCTGTCGGGCCGCCTCCAGCATGCTGAAGGTGCCAACCATGTTGGTCCGGATGAACTCGGCTGGGCCGGAAATGCTTCGATCCACATGGCTTTCTGCTGCCAAATGGAAAATCCTGACCACGGCGTTCCGTTCGATCACGTGGCGGACAAGTTCCAGGTTGGTGATGTCGCCCTGGATCAGGTCCACGCCGGACAGGCCCTCGATCTGGGAACGATCGGAAGCGTAGGTCAGCTTGTCCAAAACCACGACCCGGTCGCCGGGGTGGTTCCGGACCCAGCGATGGACGAGGTTGCTGCCGATGAAGCCAGCACCGCCGGTAATGAGGATGGTCTCGGTCAATGCCTCTCCTTTTAGATCTCTGGAAATTGGATAACTTCGCCCAGCGCATCCGCCCAGGCCGGCATGAGGTCCGTGCCCAGGGTGCCCCGGCGAGTTCCATCCAGCACGGAGTAAGCCGGGCGCGGCGCGGGTAGGGGATAGTCCCGGGTCCCGCATGGTTTCAGGTCCACTTGAAGGCCCGACTGGCGGAAGATTTCCGCAGCGAACCCGTGCCAGGAGGTTTTCCCTGTGCAGGTGGCGTGAACCAGGCCTTCCCAGCCCTCCTCGACCGCGACCCTCATCTGACGGGCCAGGGCCCGGCAGGAGGTAGGGGAGCCGAACTGGTCATCCACCACCCGAAGGCTGCGCCCCTG from Geothrix sp. 21YS21S-2 includes these protein-coding regions:
- the rfbF gene encoding glucose-1-phosphate cytidylyltransferase, with protein sequence MKAVILAGGMGTRISEETQIRPKPMIEIGGKPILWHIMKTYSAHGINDFIVCCGFKGYVIKEYFSNYFLHTSDVTFNMRDNKMEVHHQSAEPWRVTLVDTGEATMTGGRIKRIAPYLDEDFCLTYGDGVADVDIKALLAFHAEEKTLCTLTAVQPPGRFGALDLNGSRIAAFQEKPKGDSAWINGGFFVCSPKVLDLIEGDATIWERKPLEELSRQNQLSAFKHRGFWQPMDTLRDKILLEELWASGKAPWKVW
- the rfbG gene encoding CDP-glucose 4,6-dehydratase, which translates into the protein MEGVVMFQNIYQGRRVLITGHTGFKGAWLTRWLLSLGAEVTGLALAPETTPSLFDLLGLEDQIRHHVADIRDVQAVRLIVEEARPEIVFHLAAQALVRPSYQDPKCTWDTNVGGTVNLLEAIRLTPGVRACVVVTSDKCYENVEQFWGYRESDPLGGHDPYSSSKGAVELAVASWRKSFFQNRGGLRLASARAGNVIGGGDWAPERIVVDFVRAIRAGRPLTLRNPGATRPWQHVLEPLSGYLDLGARLFGEDGWRFAESWNFGPSEASVVTVLALADALVASWGAGEVQVQQEANQPHEAGLLKLDCSKAHALLQWHGTWDFSETVRQVVAWYRGHHEGLVAQELTLQQIDAFEAAAASLGLPWTR
- the rfbB gene encoding dTDP-glucose 4,6-dehydratase → MTETILITGGAGFIGSNLVHRWVRNHPGDRVVVLDKLTYASDRSQIEGLSGVDLIQGDITNLELVRHVIERNAVVRIFHLAAESHVDRSISGPAEFIRTNMVGTFSMLEAARQAWAGQKGCRFLHVSTDEVYGSLGEIGKFHETMAYAPNSPYSASKAGSDHLVRAYHHTYAMDVITTNCSNNYGPRQHPEKLIPLVIARMVANEPIPIYGDGQNIRDWLFVEDHCSALETAMLSGVAGETYCVGGENEQKNLDLIDILCDTVDLQLGRSQGTSRGLKTFVQDRAGHDRRYAIDSTKIQTELGWRPEHSFQDGLKATVAWYLRGQGHLEAYGETL